From the genome of Globicephala melas chromosome 11, mGloMel1.2, whole genome shotgun sequence, one region includes:
- the LOC115846523 gene encoding C-C chemokine receptor type 1, protein METSTTPENYDMTTGADYGAATPCQKVQERAFGAQLLPPVYSVVFVFGLIGNVLVVLVLMQYKRLKSMTSIYLLNLAMSDLIFLFTLPFWIDYKLKDDWVFGNHMCKLLSGLYFMGLYSEIFFIILLTIDRYLAIVHAVFALRARTVTFGIITSIVVWVLAVLASVPGLYFSKTQETSTHYTCSLDFPLESRSTWKQFQALKLNIVGLVLPLLVMVVCYTGIIKILLRRPNEKKSKAVRLIFVIMIIFFLFWTPYNLTVFVSAFQDSLFTHECEQSKQLDLAIQVTEVIAYTHCCINPVIYVFVSERFRKYLRQLFHQLFAVCLAKWLPFLSTKRLERVSSTSPSTGEHELSAGF, encoded by the coding sequence ATGGAAACTTCCACCACCCCAGAGAACTATGACATGACCACAGGAGCCGACTATGGAGCCGCAACCCCGTGCCAGAAGGTACAGGAGAGGGCCTTTGGGGCCCAGCTGCTGCCCCCCGTGTACTCGGTGGTATTTGTCTTTGGCCTGATAGGCAACGTCCTAGTGGTCCTGGTCCTCATGCAATACAAGAGGCTCAAAAGCATGACGAGCATCTACCTCCTCAACCTGGCCATGTCTGACCTGATCTTCCTCTTCACGCTGCCCTTCTGGATTGACTACAAGCTGAAGGATGACTGGGTTTTTGGTAATCACATGTGTAAGTTGCTCTCTGGGCTTTATTTCATGGGCTTGTACAGCGAGATCTTCTTCATCATCCTGCTGACCATCGACAGGTACCTGGCCATTGTCCATGCTGTGTTTGCCCTGCGGGCTCGGACCGTCACCTTTGGTATCATCACCAGCATTGTCGTCTGGGTCCTGGCCGTCTTGGCTTCTGTCCCGGGCTTGTACTTTTCCAAGACCCAGGAGACGTCCACTCACTACACCTGCAGTCTTGATTTTCCTCTTGAAAGCCGAAGCACGTGGAAGCAGTTCCAGGCTCTGAAACTGAACATCGTGGGGCTGGTGTTGCCTCTGTTGGTCATGGTCGTCTGCTACACAGGGATTATAAAGATTCTGCTCAGACGACCAAATGAGAAGAAGTCCAAAGCTGTGCGTCTGATTTTTGTCATCATGatcatcttctttctcttttggacCCCGTACAATCTgactgtgtttgtttctgctttccaAGACTCCCTGTTCACCCATGAGTGTGAGCAGAGCAAACAGCTGGACCTGGCCATACAAGTGACGGAGGTGATCGCCTACACCCACTGTTGCATCAACCCCGTGATCTACGTCTTTGTCAGTGAAAGGTTCCGCAAGTATCTACGGCAGTTGTTCCATCAGCTGTTCGCCGTTTGCCTGGCTAAATGGCTCCCCTTCCTCTCCACGAAGAGGCTAGAGAGGGTCAGCTCCACGTCCCCCTCCACCGGGGAGCATGAACTCTCTGCTGGGTTCTGA